From the Streptomyces sp. Sge12 genome, the window GCCGGGTGGGCGAGGAGCGGCCGGGGGCGGTGGCGCTCGCGGACGCGGTGTTCCGTACCGCGCGCCGCCCGTGGTGCCCGGACATCTTCTGATCCCGGATCCTTGATCACTGACCGGGGCCCGACGACCGAGGGCCGAGTGCGAGTACTGATGACCGAGGACCGAGGACTGAGCCATTTGACGTCACTTGTGGAATCCCTGCGCGCCGCCGGCTGCGTCTTCGCGGAGGAGGAGGCGGAGCTCCTCACCGGGGCCGCCTCCGACGCGGCGCACCTGGCGGACCTGCTGGCCCGCCGGGTGCGCGGCGAACCGCTGGAGCACGTCGTCGGCTGGGCGGAGTTCTGCGGGCTGCGCATGGAGGTCGGCGCGGGGGCGTTCGTACCGCGCCGGCGCACCGAGTTCCTGGTGCAGGAGGCGGTGGCGGCGGCCCCGCCCGGCGCGGTGGTGCTGGACCTGTGCTGCGGGGTCGGCGCGCTGGGCGCGGCGGTGGCCGCGCAGCTGGCGGGCGGCGTGGAGCTGCACGCGGCGGACATCGACCCGGCGGCGCTGGTGTACGCGCGGCGCAACGTGGCCCCGTACGGCGGCCGGGTGTGGGAGGGCGACCTGTACGCCGCGCTCCCGGCGTCGCTGCGCGGCCGGGTGGACGTGCTGGTGGTCAACGCCCCGTACGTGCCGACGGAGGAGATCGGCCTGATGCCGGCGGAGGCGCGGGAGCACGAGCCGCTGGTCTCCCTGGACGGCGGGCGGGACGGCCTGGACATCCACCGCCGGGTGGCGGCGGGCGCCCTGCCCTGGCTGGCTCCGGGGGGCCGCCTGCTGATCGAGACGAGCGCCCGCCAGTCCCCGTCGACGGCCTCGGCGCTGGCCTCGGCGGGACTCGCGGTCCGGGCGGTCACGTCGGAGGAGCTGTACGCGACGGTGGTGATCGCAACGGCAACGGCCTGACGCGCGGCCGCGAAAAGTTTTTCGCGCGGGCTGTCACACACGCGGGGCGGGGCGGGTCAGTGGAGTGAAGCAGGCGGGAAACCGACCGGGGCGGCATGGTCCCGGGGCCCGCCCGAGGGGAGCGTCAGATGTCCACCACCGCTGTTGTCCTTGCCCTGGTCGGCGCGTTCATGGTCGGGTTCTCGGCGGCCTCGATGTTCCTCGGGGCGAAGTGGGTCGTCGAGCCGCTGGCCGAGTACGGGGTCCCGCGCGCGTGGTGGACCTGGCTCGCTGTCGCGAAGGCGGCGGGGGCGGCGGGCCTGGTGGTGGGGGTCTTCGTCCCGGCGATCGCCATCGCGGCGGCGATCGGGATCGCCCTCTACTTCGCGGGAGCGGTGATCACGGTGCTCCGGGCGAAGTCCTACGCCCACGTGGCCTTCCCGCTGATCTACGCGGCCCCGGCGGTGGCCACCCTGGTCCTCGCGGTCAACGGCTGAGCCCCGGGCGGGGTGGGAGACGTTGCAAGCAGGGCGCTTGCAATAGTTAGCAGAGTCGGGCAGGATCACAGCATGGCATCGCTCAACGTCGGAAATCTCGGCGAGTACCTCCGTGAGCAACGGCGGCAGGCCCAGCTTTCGCTGCGCCAGCTGGCCGAGCAGGCGGGGGTGTCGAATCCGTACCTGAGCCAGATCGAGCGTGGGCTGCGCAAGCCGAGCGCGGACATCCTGCAGCAGCTGGCCAAGGCGCTGCGGATCTCCGCGGAGACGCTGTACGTGCAGGCCGGGATCCTGGATGAGCGGGACCCGGACGAGGTGGAGACGCGAGCCGTCATACTCGCCGACCCGTCCATCAACGAGCGGCAGAAGCAGGTGCTGCTCCAGATCTACGAGTCGTTCCGCAAGGAGAACGCGCTCGAAGCGCCCGCCGACGAGATGCCGTCGAAGCCGAACTGAAGTTGATCCGGGAGGACCAGCACATGGCCATCGCCGATGACCTGAAGAAGACCCTCACCGACCCCACTCCCCTCTACTTCGCCGCGGGCACGGCCGACCTGGCCGTGCAGCAGGCCAAGAAGGTGCCCGACCTGATCGAGCAGCTGCGCGCCGAGGCCCCCGCGCGCATCGAGGCCGTGAAGAACACGGACCCGAAGGCCGTCCAGGACGCGGTCACCGCCAAGGTCGCCGAGGTGCTCGGCGCGATCGACCCGAAGAAGCTCGGGGAGACCGCCCAGGACCTGGCGCTGCGCGGTGTCGGCGTGGCCGCCGAGTACGCCGTGCGCGCCAAGGAGACCTACGACAAGGTCGCCGAGCACGGCGAGCAGGCCGTGCGCAGCTGGCGCGGCGAGGTCTCCGCGGAGATCGTCGACATCGCCGTGGCCGTCGAGCCGGAAGCTGCGACCGCGCAGGAGGCCGAGCCGGCGTCCGAGCCGGCGGCCGAGGCCGCCGCCGACGAGAAGCCCGCGGCCAAGAAGTCCCCCGCGCGCCGGAGCACGGCCAAGAAGGCCGCGGTCACGGCGGACGACGCGAGCTGAAGCGCAGCCGCATGAGCGACGGCGGGCCGGGCACCCTTCAGGTGCCCGGCCCGTTGTGGTTCATGAGGGCTTCCGTGCCGGTAGCGTGGACACGGGCGGCATCCGAAGTGCGAAGCAGAAGCTGAGAAGGCGGTCGAAGCGATGTTGATGGAAGGGTTCGATCGAGGCGTGATCCCGTTCCTGGGGCTCGCCATGCTGGTGCTCGCGGTCGTGGCCTTCGTGTTCGCGCTCGTGGCACGGGACGACGCGTACCGGGCGGCCGACAAGCAGAGCAAGACCTTCTGGCTGGTCATCCTCGGCGTCACCGTGGCCGTGGACTTCTTCCTGGGGATGCTGTTCCTGCAGATCGCCGGCCTCGTCGCGACGATCGTCTTCTTCGTCGACGTGCGCCCGGCCCTCAAGCAGGTCTCGGGCGGTGGCGGCCGACGCGGCGGCAGCAGCAGCGACGGCCCGTACGGGCCCTACAACGGCGGACGGTAGCGCCCCGGGCCCGACCCCGACCGGGCCGTCCCGTCCGGCTCAGCCCTCGGCGCGGGAGAGCAGGACCACGGCCACGTCGTCCGTGAGCTCGCCGCCGTTGAGCCGGCGGGCCTCGGTGACGGAGGCCTCCAGCAGGGCCTCACCGCTCAGGCCGCGGTCAAGGTGCCGGTTGATCATGTCGACCATCCCGTCCTGCCCCAGGCGTTCCTTGCCCTCGCCGATGTGGCCCTCGATCAGCCCGTCGGTGTAGAGCATCAGGCTCCAGCTGCCGCCCAGTTCGACCTGGCGGCGCGGCCAGCGGGCCCGGGGCAGCAGGCCGAGGGCCGGGCCGCTGTTCTCGTACGGGAGCAGCCGCGCGCGGCGGCCCGGCCGGGAGATCAGCGGTGCCGGATGGCCGGCCAGGCAGAGGCCGGCGCGGCGGCCGTCGGGGGCTATGTCGACCGTGCACAGCGTCGCGAAGATCTCCTCGCAGGGCCGCTCCACCTCCAGGACCTCCTGGAGGGTGGCCAGCAGGTCGTCGCCGCAGAGACCGGCCAGGGTCAGGGCGCGCCAGGCGATACGGAGCTCGACGCCGAGCGCGGCCTCGTCGGGGCCGTGGCCGCAGACGTCGCCGATCATGGCGTGGACGGTGCCGTCGGGGGTGCGGACGGTGTCGTAGAAGTCGCCGCCGAGCAGGGCCCGGCTGCGGCCGGGGCGGTAGCGGGCGGCGAAGCGGAGGTCGGAGCCCTCCAGGAGGGGTGTGGGGAGCAGACCGCGTTCGAGGCGGGCGTTCTCCTGGGCGCGCAGTTTCGATTCTGCGAGCTTGTACTGGGCGATGTCCGCCCGTTTTCTCTCCACGGCGTACCGGATGGCGCGGCTCAGCAGCCGGCCGTCCAGCTCGTCCCGGAAGAGGAAGTCCTGGGCGCCGACCCGGACGGCCTCGGCCGCGCGCTCGGCGTCGTCCTCGCCGGTGAGGACGAGGACGGCGTGGTGCGGGGCGAGGCGCAGCACCTGGCGGAGGGCGAGCAGCTGGTCCACGGCGGTGGTGGTGGCCGTCGCCGTGGCGGTACCGGTGGCGGTGGCCGTAGCGGTGGCCGTGGCCGTGGCGCCGGGCATCCGGGCGCTGGTGTCCGGGAGGGACAGGTCCAGCAGGATGCAGTGCACGTCGGGCGTGAGCAGCCGCTCGGCCTCGGTGAGGTTGCGGGCGGTGCGGAGCCGGATGCGGTGGCCGTCGGCGTCGAGGATCTCGGGGATGGTGAGGCCGCCGGCCGGGTCGTCCTCGATGACCAGAAGGGTCAGCTGGCTCGTCTGTGGGGGCTGAGGGGTCGCCTGCGCGACGCCCGTGCCGGTTGCGGCCGGGGCGGCGGTGTACAGAACGGCCTGACCGCTCTCCGTGGCCGGGGTGTCCCTCTGCCGCGGTACGGGTACGGGCATCGTCTCCGGTTCCTTCCCTCCCCCCGAGGGTGCGCTCGTCCGGCAGACCCTAGCGGTCCCGGCCCGGCAAACGGAATGCCGTTCTTGGTGAGCGCCTCCGGCATATGCGGCTATCGCGGGGGAAAATCGGCCTCACTGGATGACAAAGGTCACGGCGGGGCCGCTTTCAGTCCCGTCCATCGAGACGTGCCGGAGCCGCTGAAGGTTGCCTCCGCCCTACCAGCGCTTCCAGCCCCTCCGGCGTTCGAGGAGCGGGGTCCGGGGCGGAGCCCCGGCGGGAGGGCTCGGGGCCGCGCCCGGCAGGGGCCCGCGCGCTACGGGACTGCCGGGCAACCCCGCAGGGGCTACGCGTCGGGGCGGACCACTGCCTTGATCGGCATCGAGCCCGCACCCGCCATCGTCACGTTCCGGCCGGGCCGCGGCGCGTGGACCATCGCTCCGTCGCCGACGTACATGCCGACGTGGCTCGCGTCGTCGAAGTAGATGATCAGGTCGCCCGGCCGCATGTCCTTCACCGCGACCTTCGGCAGCAGCCGCAGCTGCTCCTGCGAGGTGCGCGGGATGCCCTTGCCCGCCGCGCGCCAGGCCTGCGAGGTCAGCCCGGAGCAGTCGTAGGAGTCCGGACCCACGGCGCCCCATTTGTACGGCTTGCCCATCTGGGCGGTGGCGAACTGCACGGCCACCCGGCCGGCTTCGGTCGCCTTGCCGTTGACGTCCTTCATCGCGCCCGTCGACAGCCACGCCGTCTGCGCCTTGTACTGGGCTTCCTGCTCCAGCTGGATCAGCCGGGCCTTCTCCTCGGCCTCCAGCTTGCTCTCCAGCTCCTCCGCAGCCTTGATCTTCTCCTCGATCTGCTTCTTGGACTCCTCCGACTTGACCCGGTTGGCCTCCAGGGTGGCCCAGCGCTCGCTCGCCTCCGTGGCGTAGCGCTGCAAGTCCGCCTGGGTCCGGTCCAGTTCGGAGAGCAGGCCCGAGGTGGCCTTCTCGCCCTGGCGCAGCCGGCCCGCCCCGTCGA encodes:
- a CDS encoding putative protein N(5)-glutamine methyltransferase yields the protein MTEDRGLSHLTSLVESLRAAGCVFAEEEAELLTGAASDAAHLADLLARRVRGEPLEHVVGWAEFCGLRMEVGAGAFVPRRRTEFLVQEAVAAAPPGAVVLDLCCGVGALGAAVAAQLAGGVELHAADIDPAALVYARRNVAPYGGRVWEGDLYAALPASLRGRVDVLVVNAPYVPTEEIGLMPAEAREHEPLVSLDGGRDGLDIHRRVAAGALPWLAPGGRLLIETSARQSPSTASALASAGLAVRAVTSEELYATVVIATATA
- a CDS encoding DoxX family protein, coding for MSTTAVVLALVGAFMVGFSAASMFLGAKWVVEPLAEYGVPRAWWTWLAVAKAAGAAGLVVGVFVPAIAIAAAIGIALYFAGAVITVLRAKSYAHVAFPLIYAAPAVATLVLAVNG
- a CDS encoding helix-turn-helix domain-containing protein, which encodes MASLNVGNLGEYLREQRRQAQLSLRQLAEQAGVSNPYLSQIERGLRKPSADILQQLAKALRISAETLYVQAGILDERDPDEVETRAVILADPSINERQKQVLLQIYESFRKENALEAPADEMPSKPN
- a CDS encoding DUF2516 family protein; protein product: MLMEGFDRGVIPFLGLAMLVLAVVAFVFALVARDDAYRAADKQSKTFWLVILGVTVAVDFFLGMLFLQIAGLVATIVFFVDVRPALKQVSGGGGRRGGSSSDGPYGPYNGGR
- a CDS encoding PP2C family protein-serine/threonine phosphatase, yielding MPVPVPRQRDTPATESGQAVLYTAAPAATGTGVAQATPQPPQTSQLTLLVIEDDPAGGLTIPEILDADGHRIRLRTARNLTEAERLLTPDVHCILLDLSLPDTSARMPGATATATATATATGTATATATTTAVDQLLALRQVLRLAPHHAVLVLTGEDDAERAAEAVRVGAQDFLFRDELDGRLLSRAIRYAVERKRADIAQYKLAESKLRAQENARLERGLLPTPLLEGSDLRFAARYRPGRSRALLGGDFYDTVRTPDGTVHAMIGDVCGHGPDEAALGVELRIAWRALTLAGLCGDDLLATLQEVLEVERPCEEIFATLCTVDIAPDGRRAGLCLAGHPAPLISRPGRRARLLPYENSGPALGLLPRARWPRRQVELGGSWSLMLYTDGLIEGHIGEGKERLGQDGMVDMINRHLDRGLSGEALLEASVTEARRLNGGELTDDVAVVLLSRAEG
- a CDS encoding C40 family peptidase, with the protein product MAVLTAPGLATGMAYAAPAAPAAPASPAAPAAPLPEPGGKSLEQVRKEIEGLYRQAGTATDAYNLAEAETKAQSDKIVEIAKLVVAGKERIAALKNRAGAAARAQYRSGGMPPGAQLALSDDPNQFLDGAGRLRQGEKATSGLLSELDRTQADLQRYATEASERWATLEANRVKSEESKKQIEEKIKAAEELESKLEAEEKARLIQLEQEAQYKAQTAWLSTGAMKDVNGKATEAGRVAVQFATAQMGKPYKWGAVGPDSYDCSGLTSQAWRAAGKGIPRTSQEQLRLLPKVAVKDMRPGDLIIYFDDASHVGMYVGDGAMVHAPRPGRNVTMAGAGSMPIKAVVRPDA